In Acidisarcina polymorpha, the DNA window GCTACCGCAGCGGCTCGGCCAATTCCCGACGTTGCTCCTGTAACGATGACAACCTTGTTCTCAAATCGGCGTTTTCGCGGTGCAGAAACCGCCACTAGCGGGGTGGATCTACTACAGGCCGAGACGGCACCCATCACGGCCGCCGCCGTGAATCCCAGCATTGCTCTCCGATTGATACGAGAATTTCTTGTGCTCATGGTGCCTCCGAATAGGTTCAGCGTGCTGGCGCTATGAACTCGCCGATCAGATTCCCGACGGCTTTGAACATGAACGAATTGCTGCCGATGCGGAACGCATCTTGGGGTTCATAGCGACTGGGGTACCAAGCATTCACCGCGGCAAAAGATCCGGCGTATGGTCCTACCAGAGACGGAGCTGAAAATACCGTCCTGCCGCTGGTAGTTTTGGCGGTAAGCGTCGAGATCAAAGCGTGTGAGCTCCGAGGGAAGAACCCGCGGCACTGGCACCGGTGATAGGCAACATCTTCATGGACGACAGCAGCAAACGAATATTCGGTCGTGTGACCAATCATCTGCATGCCGAATCTCCATCCGTAACGTTCGCCATAGCGCTCTGCGCCGGAATCCCACTCTGGCGGGGCAGGCTTTTTCTGATCCAGTCCGGCCCCAACGGCGGTGCTGATCAGCGCCGGCGGACCAAACGCGCTGTATAGGTAATTGCGAAATTGCTGTTTTCCATCTGGAAAGGCGTACGCATCCCTTGCGTTAGCGCTGGGGGCAGATGGCAGATTCGCTGCGGACGTCCCAGCCAGAGTTGGTTCGAGCTGCCCCGGCGTGCTCGATTGTGCATTTGAATCCCCACCCATACTTAGGAAGAGTGCGATGACGATCCAGCGGTGTTGAAGTCCAACCATATAGCCTCCTGACGACACCCGCAGTTTCATCCACGAGAAGGCGCAAGGGTTAGTTCCAAAGTGCAGACGCGGTGAGTTTTGTCACGAACGCAGGAAACGAGGCCCCGAACGAGGGCAACCGGCGACGGGCGCGCCGCCTCAGCCTTCCGGGTCTGCGAGGACCGCGTTGCGGCTCCTTTCGTTGCGCTTACCATTCGGTTTGCCGCGCTGAAGCCTTTTCCAAGCCCTCGAGGGCAGAGTCGTAGGAAACTAGATGTGAGCTATTTGCCTTATGGGCGCACTGGATCAACCATCGACGGCGGGTTTGATCGGACAAACTTACGGGTTTGCGGTCGGAACAGCGTTAGCGACGCTGCTGATGGTGCTTGTCTGGCGGTCGGGAGGAGCTGATCGCCGTTCACGCTTTCTTTTCGTAGCCTGTATCCTGATCGCGGATCTTTCGGGTTTGGCTAAGAACGTTGCGCTGGTACTCTACGTTTCTCCCAAGTCTCCTTTGGCAGGACAGATACGGTCTATCGGTTTTATTGCGGCTGCCATGCTCCCGCTGAGCATCATGACCATTTGGCGAAACAATGCGGTTTTAGGAGTTCGGCGCCTAATTGGCAATGCTCTTGTCATCTACTCGGCATCGAGCGGGTTCCTTATCGCCGCATGTTTGGCAGTTGGAAGCTGGACACCGTCGTACTTGTCGTCCGATTTGATGTCCGGGGTGCTTCTGAATCAGGATTTCGTGGGAAATCTAACCATCTACAACGGGCTGCTGTTGATCCTGGTTGGAGCGATTTTCTTGCTACCGGGAACGCTCGACAATCTGACGGATCGCATTGCGATTTCCCTCATGATTTCCGGACTCTTCCTGAGTTCTGTGAGCGCGGCATTGGATGCCTACGTCTCTCTGCCCCTAGCTCTTGCACACATCATCAGGATCGCCAGATTCCAAAGCATCGTACTCGTAGTCATCGGCTCCCTGTTTTATTTCTCTCGCTTCAGAGCAGCCGACATCTTTGCAAAGCAGGCCATGCGGCTGTTACTCGGCTCAATTCTTGCCATGGTTATGGCTTTCGGTACCCTAGGCCCTATCGCATCCATGAGCCACGTGACAGCGTCTCCGCGCGCTGTCACCCTCCTTGGTGCGGCCATGATTGCCGGGTGCGCCATGCTGCTCTACGTGCGTTTGGGACGATGGACCGATCTCCTCGTTGAGAGGGGAATATTCGGGAAACGCGACACCCAACTTGCAATCCGGGAGTTTAGTGATCATCTTGGCGTTTTGGAATCCAAAGCCATCGTCCTATCCACGACGCAGGCCTTGGCCGTTGAAGTACTCGGTATGAAGTCCGACGAGGTTTCGGTACGGGACATCGATCGCCTGGATGGAGAGCCCAACTGCGTATCGCTTCCAATTCTGCACCAAGGAGACACTTTGTACCTTGCTGTGCCGCTTACGGGA includes these proteins:
- a CDS encoding histidine kinase, which encodes MGALDQPSTAGLIGQTYGFAVGTALATLLMVLVWRSGGADRRSRFLFVACILIADLSGLAKNVALVLYVSPKSPLAGQIRSIGFIAAAMLPLSIMTIWRNNAVLGVRRLIGNALVIYSASSGFLIAACLAVGSWTPSYLSSDLMSGVLLNQDFVGNLTIYNGLLLILVGAIFLLPGTLDNLTDRIAISLMISGLFLSSVSAALDAYVSLPLALAHIIRIARFQSIVLVVIGSLFYFSRFRAADIFAKQAMRLLLGSILAMVMAFGTLGPIASMSHVTASPRAVTLLGAAMIAGCAMLLYVRLGRWTDLLVERGIFGKRDTQLAIREFSDHLGVLESKAIVLSTTQALAVEVLGMKSDEVSVRDIDRLDGEPNCVSLPILHQGDTLYLAVPLTGNRRILLTAEVESLREIALHAGRRLDELDREEERMASLRLESRLSRQLVEAELRALRAQINPHFLFNSLNTIAALIPQEPEKAEKFTVRLAKVFRYVLLHADRPLSAIDEEMDFLRTYLEIEQIRFGERLLVEFDVERAIAHTAVPSLILQPLVENAIKHGIAPKVGTSRILVQAKRRNGLILLSVEDDGIGLFASKNQLGRSLASADFGAGVGLQNVRERLQTMYGAAANLSLINIQGGGSRATLEIPAGE